The Kitasatospora paranensis genome has a window encoding:
- the nudC gene encoding NAD(+) diphosphatase, whose product MSSVPETKHLALARAGVDRGAHHRFDEPWLAAAWSHPTTKVLPIAGGEVFVVDTEAGTELVLLPSFEAPEDGDRFYLGTDDDGVSYFALAGETLPGRLDGDARPAGLREVGATLRDRDAGLLVHAVALEHWHRLHSFCSRCGHPTEKAGAGHVRRCTSCAAEHYPRTDPAVIMLITDGEDRCLLGRQALWPEGRWSTLAGFVEPGESIEQAVAREVFEEAGVRVADVTYVASQPWPFPSSLMLGFTGTADPAGTAITVDGEELSEARWFSREELAAGMAAGEIVPPSGISIARHLVELWYGEPLPAAARW is encoded by the coding sequence TTGAGCAGCGTGCCTGAGACCAAGCACCTCGCGCTTGCCCGTGCCGGGGTGGACCGCGGCGCGCACCACCGCTTCGACGAGCCCTGGCTCGCCGCGGCGTGGAGCCACCCGACCACCAAGGTGCTGCCGATCGCCGGCGGCGAGGTCTTCGTCGTCGACACCGAGGCGGGCACCGAACTGGTGCTGCTTCCGTCCTTCGAGGCGCCGGAGGACGGCGACCGGTTCTACCTCGGCACCGACGACGACGGGGTGTCGTACTTCGCGCTGGCCGGCGAGACCCTGCCGGGCCGGCTGGACGGCGACGCCCGTCCGGCCGGGCTGCGCGAGGTCGGCGCCACGCTCCGCGACCGGGACGCCGGACTGCTGGTGCACGCGGTGGCGCTGGAGCACTGGCACCGGCTGCACAGCTTCTGCTCGCGCTGCGGCCACCCGACGGAGAAGGCCGGGGCCGGCCACGTGCGCCGCTGCACCTCCTGCGCGGCCGAGCACTACCCGCGGACCGATCCGGCGGTGATCATGCTGATCACGGACGGCGAGGACCGCTGCCTGCTGGGCCGGCAGGCGCTGTGGCCGGAGGGCCGCTGGTCGACCCTGGCCGGCTTCGTGGAGCCGGGCGAGTCGATCGAGCAGGCGGTCGCCCGCGAGGTCTTCGAGGAGGCCGGGGTCCGGGTCGCCGACGTGACGTACGTGGCGAGCCAGCCGTGGCCGTTCCCGTCCAGCCTGATGCTGGGCTTCACGGGGACGGCGGACCCGGCGGGCACCGCGATCACCGTGGACGGCGAGGAGCTGTCCGAGGCCCGCTGGTTCTCCCGCGAGGAGTTGGCCGCGGGGATGGCGGCGGGTGAGATCGTTCCGCCGTCCGGGATTTCGATCGCCCGTCATCTGGTCGAACTCTGGTACGGCGAGCCGCTGCCCGCGGCGGCCCGCTGGTAG
- a CDS encoding ATP-binding protein gives MPVSSTSRQIETRHDGYDRTDSSGAERRSGRVLAAAERGAWSASASFPPQPANVARARRLTRTALAAWGAAHLSDSAELLMSELVTNALRYGRGAVSIALTLTDGALQISVSDFGRGVPTLRVAAEDETTGRGLALVTALCARWTVTTRLNGKTVSCWLELT, from the coding sequence ATGCCCGTCAGCAGTACCTCGCGACAGATCGAGACCCGTCACGACGGGTACGACCGCACCGACTCCTCCGGCGCCGAGCGCCGCTCCGGCCGCGTGCTCGCGGCCGCCGAGCGCGGCGCCTGGTCCGCGTCGGCGAGCTTCCCGCCGCAGCCGGCGAACGTCGCACGGGCCCGTCGGCTGACCCGGACGGCGCTGGCCGCCTGGGGCGCGGCGCACCTGTCGGACAGCGCCGAGCTGCTGATGTCCGAGCTGGTCACCAACGCCCTGCGGTACGGGCGGGGCGCCGTGTCGATCGCCCTGACGCTGACCGACGGCGCCCTGCAGATCTCGGTCTCGGACTTCGGCCGGGGCGTGCCGACGCTGCGGGTCGCCGCCGAGGACGAGACCACCGGCCGCGGGCTGGCACTGGTCACGGCGCTGTGCGCCCGGTGGACGGTGACCACCCGGCTGAACGGCAAGACGGTCAGCTGCTGGCTGGAGCTGACGTAG
- a CDS encoding GntR family transcriptional regulator — protein sequence MTIPRAGVPAPKYQRLASDLRRRIESGEWQGGAQLPVETELEVHYGVARNTVRLAVDVLVNEGRLVRLQGKGTYLKQQPLMDHRAFGPPPAEGRADCLAAPTRVYADEASAAGRRLTADFEMLVVRARADIAGLLGMLPGEAVVVRRQLRLTDREPYSIEESHYRAGLAAGTPLMEPEAVPGGDETVLSAIGRAERTALDHLVARMPGPEEAAWFEIGPGVPLLVQTRVTRDARGPVRVIETRYAADRCRLLYGLDGR from the coding sequence GTGACGATCCCCCGAGCCGGCGTACCCGCCCCCAAGTACCAGCGACTCGCGTCCGACCTGCGCCGCCGGATCGAGTCCGGCGAGTGGCAGGGCGGCGCGCAACTGCCCGTCGAGACCGAGCTGGAGGTGCACTACGGCGTGGCCCGCAACACCGTGCGTCTCGCCGTCGACGTCCTGGTCAACGAGGGCCGCCTCGTCCGCCTCCAGGGCAAGGGCACCTACCTCAAGCAGCAGCCGCTGATGGACCACCGGGCGTTCGGCCCGCCGCCCGCCGAGGGCCGCGCCGACTGCCTGGCCGCGCCCACCCGCGTCTACGCCGACGAGGCGTCCGCCGCGGGGCGGCGGCTCACCGCCGACTTCGAGATGCTCGTCGTCCGTGCCCGCGCCGACATCGCCGGCCTGCTCGGGATGCTCCCCGGCGAGGCGGTCGTGGTCCGCCGCCAGCTCCGCCTGACGGACCGTGAGCCGTACTCCATCGAGGAGAGCCACTACCGGGCCGGGCTGGCCGCCGGGACCCCGCTGATGGAGCCGGAGGCGGTGCCGGGCGGCGACGAGACGGTGCTGTCGGCGATCGGCCGGGCGGAACGCACGGCCCTCGACCACCTGGTCGCACGGATGCCCGGCCCCGAGGAGGCCGCCTGGTTCGAGATCGGCCCCGGCGTGCCGCTGCTCGTCCAGACCCGGGTCACCCGCGACGCGCGCGGTCCCGTCCGGGTGATCGAGACCCGCTACGCCGCGGACCGCTGCCGGCTGCTGTACGGCCTCGACGGCCGCTGA
- a CDS encoding mycoredoxin has protein sequence MSGTVTMYSTTWCGYCNRLKSQLDREGIAYSEINIEEDAASADYVESVNNGNQTVPTVVVVSAEGQQSVLTNPSLRQVQAALV, from the coding sequence ATGTCCGGCACCGTCACGATGTACAGCACGACCTGGTGCGGCTACTGCAACCGCCTCAAGAGCCAGCTGGATCGCGAGGGCATCGCGTACTCCGAGATCAACATCGAGGAGGACGCGGCGTCGGCCGACTACGTGGAGTCGGTGAACAACGGCAACCAGACCGTGCCGACCGTGGTCGTGGTCTCCGCCGAGGGTCAGCAGAGCGTGCTGACCAACCCGAGCCTGCGCCAGGTCCAGGCCGCCCTGGTCTGA
- a CDS encoding WhiB family transcriptional regulator yields the protein MRPSGASGPAPPASWTGTTEKRRGRSVHGHHTAPPVRTDRQVHQGRPGRPPEVSLMQLTSIDEADALGQTVPCRAFDPEVFFAETPADVEYAKSLCGTCPVKDACLTGALERREPWGVWGGELFVQGVVVARKRPRGRPRKTEVMA from the coding sequence ATCAGGCCCTCCGGGGCCTCCGGTCCAGCCCCACCAGCCAGCTGGACCGGAACCACTGAGAAAAGACGAGGAAGAAGTGTCCACGGTCATCACACCGCCCCTCCCGTCCGTACCGACAGACAAGTTCACCAAGGCCGACCAGGCCGACCCCCGGAGGTATCCCTGATGCAGCTCACCTCGATCGACGAAGCCGACGCTCTCGGTCAGACCGTCCCGTGCCGCGCGTTCGACCCGGAGGTCTTCTTCGCCGAGACCCCGGCCGACGTCGAGTACGCCAAGTCGCTCTGCGGCACCTGCCCGGTCAAGGACGCCTGTCTCACCGGTGCGCTGGAGCGCCGCGAGCCGTGGGGCGTCTGGGGCGGCGAGCTCTTCGTCCAGGGTGTGGTCGTGGCCCGCAAGCGTCCGCGGGGCCGTCCGCGCAAGACCGAGGTCATGGCGTGA
- a CDS encoding AarF/ABC1/UbiB kinase family protein has product MSDLPRKAVTRTARLAALPLGIAGRATLGLGKRLGGRPADVVSAELQQRTAEQLFSTLGQLKGGAMKFGQAMSVFESALPEEVAGPYREALTKLQDSAPAMPTTTVHTVLAKQLGRDWRAQFRSFDDRPTAAASIGQVHRAVWADGRDVAVKVQYPGAGDALLTDLSQLARLAKVLGPLIPGMDMKPLIAELRERVAEELDYELEASAQRVHAEEFGDDPDIAVPGVVAQAGQVLITEWMDGTPLARVIASGTPQQRDRAGQLLSRFLFAGPARTGLLHADPHPGNFRLLTDDGPADGWRLGVLDFGTVDRLPGGLPTPIGTSLRLALADDAHAVYTLLRQEGFVRPTITLNPDAVLDYLRPIIEPTRVEEFTFTRDWMRAQAARIADPRGPAYNLGKQLNLPPSYLLIHRVTLSTIGVLCQLGSTVRLHDELTAWLPGFTGDA; this is encoded by the coding sequence GTGAGCGATCTACCGCGCAAGGCAGTGACCCGGACGGCCCGGCTGGCCGCGCTGCCGCTGGGGATTGCGGGCCGGGCCACGCTCGGCCTCGGCAAGCGGCTCGGCGGCCGGCCCGCCGACGTCGTCTCCGCCGAACTCCAACAGCGCACCGCCGAGCAGCTGTTCTCCACGCTCGGGCAGCTGAAGGGCGGTGCGATGAAGTTCGGGCAGGCCATGTCGGTCTTCGAGTCGGCCCTGCCCGAAGAGGTCGCCGGCCCCTACCGCGAAGCCCTGACGAAGCTTCAGGACTCCGCCCCCGCCATGCCCACCACGACCGTCCACACCGTGCTCGCCAAGCAGTTGGGCAGGGACTGGCGCGCGCAGTTCCGCAGCTTCGACGACCGCCCCACCGCCGCGGCCTCCATCGGCCAGGTGCACCGGGCGGTCTGGGCGGACGGCCGGGACGTCGCGGTCAAGGTGCAGTACCCGGGTGCCGGGGACGCCCTGCTGACCGACCTCTCCCAGCTGGCCCGGCTGGCCAAGGTCCTGGGGCCGCTGATCCCCGGGATGGACATGAAGCCGCTCATCGCCGAGCTGCGCGAGCGCGTCGCGGAGGAGCTCGACTACGAGCTGGAGGCCTCGGCGCAGCGGGTGCACGCGGAGGAGTTCGGCGACGACCCGGACATCGCCGTCCCCGGCGTGGTCGCCCAGGCCGGGCAGGTGCTGATCACCGAGTGGATGGACGGCACACCGCTGGCCCGGGTGATCGCCTCGGGCACCCCGCAGCAGCGCGACCGGGCGGGCCAGTTGCTCTCCCGCTTCCTGTTCGCCGGCCCGGCCCGGACGGGGCTGCTGCACGCCGACCCGCACCCGGGCAACTTCCGGCTGCTCACCGACGACGGCCCGGCCGACGGCTGGCGGCTGGGCGTGCTGGACTTCGGCACGGTGGACCGGCTGCCCGGCGGCCTGCCCACCCCGATCGGAACGTCGCTGCGGCTGGCGCTCGCCGACGACGCCCACGCGGTCTACACGCTGCTGCGGCAGGAGGGCTTCGTCCGGCCGACGATCACCCTGAACCCGGACGCGGTGCTCGACTACCTCCGGCCGATCATCGAGCCGACCCGGGTCGAGGAGTTCACCTTCACCCGCGACTGGATGCGGGCCCAGGCAGCCCGGATCGCCGACCCCCGCGGCCCGGCGTACAACCTCGGCAAGCAGCTCAACCTGCCGCCGTCGTACCTTCTCATCCACCGCGTGACGCTGAGCACCATCGGGGTGCTGTGCCAGCTGGGCTCCACCGTGCGGCTGCACGACGAGCTGACCGCGTGGCTGCCGGGCTTCACCGGCGACGCCTGA
- a CDS encoding ThiF family adenylyltransferase: MLKPALARLWRDERTLQFGAVRRHARVVEQVDRPVAAFLDLLDGSRSTEELIAAGERLGLGRAVAGALLDSLARGELLDDAAALRQALDGYPRARQELLGPDAAALSLVHPEPGEAAEVLTARRSARVEVRGAGRVGAALAAVLTAGGVGTVTVVDRGRVAARDCSPAGVPATDVGRLRTTAAREAVHRAAGSPVGERHRPDPVSAGPPALVVLAPRDGSAAFGGAATEAHELMRAGVPHLYVGVVEHLGVVGPLVVPGASSCGRCASLTRQDEDDSWPRLLAQLDGTGAGRARTPACDSALATAVAGLAALHAQLYLDGVLPPSVDGWCEVSAADGMARRLRLPSHPGCGCLWPSAPVPRRGGREGRWRPGGGAGGPAAVRAVVRASVRASVGRSQAAGGRPGPARAPAVAPRPEYQSGYQCRYSSDGAGRTGTMAW, encoded by the coding sequence ATGCTCAAGCCCGCCCTCGCCCGGCTCTGGCGCGACGAGCGGACCCTGCAGTTCGGCGCCGTACGGCGGCACGCGCGGGTCGTCGAACAGGTCGACCGCCCGGTCGCCGCCTTCCTCGACCTGCTGGACGGCAGCCGCTCCACCGAGGAGCTGATCGCGGCCGGCGAGCGCCTCGGGCTCGGCCGCGCCGTCGCCGGGGCCCTGCTCGACTCCCTGGCCCGGGGCGAACTGCTCGACGACGCCGCGGCCCTGCGGCAGGCCCTCGACGGCTACCCGCGCGCCCGGCAGGAGCTGCTCGGGCCGGACGCCGCCGCCCTGTCCCTGGTCCACCCCGAACCGGGCGAGGCCGCCGAGGTGCTGACGGCCCGCCGCTCCGCCCGGGTCGAGGTGCGCGGCGCCGGCCGGGTGGGCGCCGCCCTGGCGGCCGTGCTCACCGCCGGCGGCGTCGGCACCGTCACCGTGGTCGACCGCGGCCGGGTCGCCGCCCGCGACTGCTCCCCGGCCGGCGTACCCGCCACCGACGTCGGCCGGCTGCGGACGACCGCGGCCCGCGAGGCCGTGCACCGCGCAGCCGGCTCCCCCGTCGGCGAGCGGCACCGCCCCGACCCGGTCTCCGCCGGTCCGCCCGCCCTCGTGGTGCTCGCCCCGCGGGACGGCTCGGCGGCCTTCGGCGGGGCGGCCACCGAGGCGCACGAGCTGATGCGCGCCGGCGTCCCGCACCTCTACGTCGGGGTGGTGGAACACCTCGGCGTGGTCGGGCCACTGGTGGTGCCCGGCGCCTCGTCCTGCGGCCGCTGCGCTTCGCTGACCCGGCAGGACGAGGACGACAGCTGGCCGCGGCTGCTCGCCCAGCTCGACGGCACCGGGGCCGGCCGGGCCCGGACACCGGCCTGCGACAGCGCGCTCGCCACCGCCGTCGCGGGCCTCGCCGCCCTGCACGCCCAGCTCTACCTGGACGGGGTGCTGCCGCCCAGCGTGGACGGCTGGTGCGAGGTGTCCGCCGCCGACGGCATGGCCCGCAGGCTGCGGCTGCCCTCCCATCCGGGCTGCGGATGCCTCTGGCCGTCCGCCCCGGTGCCCCGCAGGGGCGGCCGTGAGGGGCGGTGGCGCCCGGGCGGTGGCGCGGGCGGACCGGCGGCCGTGAGGGCGGTGGTGCGGGCATCGGTGCGGGCATCGGTGGGGCGTTCGCAGGCGGCGGGCGGGCGCCCGGGGCCGGCCCGCGCCCCGGCCGTCGCCCCGCGCCCCGAATACCAGTCCGGATACCAGTGTCGATATTCGTCGGACGGAGCCGGACGAACGGGCACAATGGCCTGGTGA
- a CDS encoding M48 family metallopeptidase, with the protein MAVERDTGSSAPRRARAAARPAAVQSGTREGAGADTDRVSGGAAPAPVGADPVAVEVRRSARRSRTVSAYREGDRTIVLIPARMSHAEEQRWVAQMLERLARQESRRTPGDGALAARARELSEEYLGGRAVPGHVRWVTNQNSRWGSCTPSERTIRLSHRLQGMPGYVVDYVLLHELAHLLVPDHGPRFWALLEAYPRTERARGYLEGVAAAARLPDVLGRRGAAGAPAEESAGGGPVCD; encoded by the coding sequence ATGGCGGTCGAACGGGACACCGGATCCTCGGCGCCGCGACGGGCCCGGGCTGCCGCCCGTCCCGCGGCGGTGCAGTCGGGCACGCGCGAAGGCGCGGGTGCGGACACCGACCGGGTGTCCGGGGGCGCGGCCCCCGCGCCCGTCGGGGCCGACCCGGTCGCGGTCGAGGTGCGGCGCAGCGCCCGGCGTAGCCGGACGGTCTCCGCGTACCGCGAGGGCGACCGGACGATCGTGCTGATCCCGGCCCGGATGTCGCACGCCGAGGAGCAGCGCTGGGTGGCGCAGATGCTGGAGCGGCTGGCCCGGCAGGAGAGCCGCCGCACGCCCGGTGACGGGGCGCTCGCCGCGCGGGCCCGCGAACTCTCCGAGGAGTACCTCGGCGGCCGCGCGGTGCCCGGGCACGTCCGCTGGGTCACCAACCAGAACTCCCGCTGGGGCTCCTGCACCCCGAGCGAGCGCACCATCAGGCTCTCCCACCGCCTGCAGGGCATGCCCGGCTACGTGGTCGACTACGTCCTGCTGCACGAGCTGGCGCACCTGCTGGTGCCGGACCACGGCCCGCGCTTCTGGGCGCTGCTGGAGGCGTACCCGCGCACCGAGCGCGCCCGCGGCTATCTGGAGGGCGTCGCGGCGGCCGCCCGGCTGCCGGACGTGCTGGGGCGCCGCGGCGCCGCGGGCGCCCCGGCCGAGGAGTCGGCCGGGGGCGGGCCGGTCTGCGACTGA
- a CDS encoding NUDIX hydrolase translates to MTDTLHGDAVRALRDWTVQDAGQDGLRRDYLGHLAERPDGLRRACLPAHITASAVVVDPAADRVLLTLHPKVGRWLQMGGHCEPGDDTLAAAALREATEESGIAGLTLVGDGGRPQVVRLDRHEVHCAGRDNPAGVHLDVQYVAIAPPGAEELISEESLDLRWFPYDELPELTDGSVRRLVALARDLTG, encoded by the coding sequence GTGACCGACACCCTGCACGGCGACGCCGTCCGGGCGCTGCGCGACTGGACGGTGCAGGACGCCGGCCAGGACGGCCTGCGCCGCGACTACCTCGGCCACCTCGCCGAGCGGCCGGACGGCCTCCGGCGCGCGTGCCTGCCCGCCCACATCACCGCCAGCGCGGTCGTCGTCGACCCGGCCGCCGACCGGGTCCTGCTCACCCTGCACCCCAAGGTCGGCCGCTGGCTGCAGATGGGCGGGCACTGCGAGCCGGGCGACGACACGCTCGCCGCCGCCGCGCTGCGCGAGGCCACCGAGGAGTCGGGCATCGCGGGGCTCACCCTGGTCGGCGACGGCGGCCGCCCGCAGGTCGTCCGGCTGGACCGCCACGAGGTCCACTGCGCCGGCCGGGACAACCCCGCCGGCGTCCACCTCGACGTCCAGTACGTGGCGATCGCCCCGCCCGGCGCCGAGGAGCTGATCAGCGAGGAGTCGCTCGACCTGCGGTGGTTCCCGTACGACGAGCTGCCCGAGCTGACCGACGGCTCGGTTCGGCGGCTGGTCGCGCTCGCCCGCGACCTGACCGGCTGA
- a CDS encoding zinc-dependent metalloprotease: MSDLPFGFSVPPEEPEDGKGKKDDQGDAAAKGPGGPGGDEPQQPFGFGPGNPLGALFGLGGGAGGDNPFGAMMGNLNPGDLGAAFQQLGQMLSFDGGPVNWELAQNIARQTVVAEPAEGRSKDRSVGQAERTAVTEAVRLAELWLDAATEFPSGSSTAVAWSRAEWIEATLPVWKDLVDPVAERVGNAMGGVLPAEMQAMAGPLMGMMRSMGGAMFGTQIGQALGALAAEVTGSTDVGLPLAPAGKAALLPQNIAEFGEGLSVPAEEVRLYLALREAAHQRLFAHVPWLRAHLFGAVEAYARGIKVDTSRMEELVGNLDPSNPEALQEALAGGLLQPEDTPEQKAALARLETALALVEGWVDAVVHAAAQPHLPQAAALRETLRRRRATGGPAEQTFATLVGLELRPRRLRDASRLWASLADARGIEGRDALWQHPDMLPTAADLDDPDGFVHRADEGGIDFDALDKLLGDAARGTDDAAGTSKSPEDGPAKNAEGDTDGDTEGGAK, translated from the coding sequence GTGAGCGACCTCCCCTTCGGATTCTCCGTCCCGCCCGAGGAGCCAGAGGACGGCAAGGGCAAGAAGGACGACCAGGGCGACGCCGCCGCCAAGGGCCCCGGCGGCCCGGGCGGCGACGAGCCGCAGCAGCCGTTCGGCTTCGGCCCCGGCAACCCGCTGGGCGCGCTCTTCGGCCTCGGCGGCGGCGCGGGGGGCGACAACCCGTTCGGCGCGATGATGGGCAACCTGAACCCGGGCGACCTCGGCGCAGCCTTCCAGCAGCTCGGCCAGATGCTGTCCTTCGACGGCGGCCCGGTCAACTGGGAGCTCGCGCAGAACATCGCCCGCCAGACGGTCGTCGCCGAGCCCGCCGAGGGCCGCAGCAAGGACCGCTCGGTCGGCCAGGCCGAGCGCACCGCCGTCACCGAGGCCGTCCGGCTCGCCGAGCTGTGGCTGGACGCCGCCACCGAGTTCCCGTCCGGTTCGAGCACCGCCGTGGCCTGGAGCCGCGCCGAGTGGATCGAGGCCACCCTGCCGGTCTGGAAGGACCTGGTGGACCCGGTCGCCGAGCGGGTCGGCAACGCCATGGGCGGCGTGCTGCCCGCCGAGATGCAGGCGATGGCCGGCCCGCTGATGGGCATGATGCGCTCCATGGGCGGCGCCATGTTCGGCACCCAGATCGGCCAGGCGCTGGGCGCCCTGGCCGCCGAGGTGACCGGCTCCACCGACGTCGGGCTGCCGCTCGCCCCGGCCGGCAAGGCCGCCCTGCTGCCGCAGAACATCGCCGAGTTCGGCGAGGGCCTGAGCGTGCCCGCCGAGGAGGTCCGGCTCTACCTCGCCCTGCGCGAGGCCGCCCACCAGCGGCTCTTCGCCCACGTGCCGTGGCTGCGGGCGCACCTGTTCGGCGCGGTCGAGGCGTACGCGCGCGGCATCAAGGTCGACACCTCCCGGATGGAGGAGCTGGTCGGCAACCTCGACCCGAGCAACCCCGAGGCACTGCAGGAGGCGCTCGCCGGCGGCCTGCTCCAGCCCGAGGACACCCCCGAGCAGAAGGCCGCCCTGGCCCGCCTGGAGACCGCCCTCGCGCTGGTCGAGGGCTGGGTCGACGCGGTCGTGCACGCCGCCGCCCAGCCGCACCTGCCGCAGGCCGCCGCGCTGCGCGAGACGCTGCGCCGCCGCCGCGCCACCGGCGGCCCGGCCGAGCAGACCTTCGCCACCCTGGTCGGCCTGGAGCTGCGCCCGCGCCGGCTGCGGGACGCCTCCCGGCTCTGGGCCTCGCTCGCCGACGCCCGCGGCATCGAGGGCCGCGACGCCCTCTGGCAGCACCCCGACATGCTGCCCACCGCCGCCGACCTGGACGACCCGGACGGCTTCGTGCACCGCGCCGACGAGGGCGGCATCGACTTCGACGCCCTCGACAAGCTGCTCGGCGACGCCGCCCGCGGCACGGACGACGCGGCCGGCACGTCGAAGAGCCCCGAGGACGGCCCGGCGAAGAACGCCGAGGGCGACACCGACGGCGACACCGAGGGCGGGGCGAAGTGA
- a CDS encoding NAD-dependent epimerase/dehydratase family protein, giving the protein MAAAAGSPSPAYGGRPLTVAVTGAAGVLGERVAARLVASPGVRKVLAIDDRRGEVPGVQWRVLDVRDPAVAERLAGVDVVVHLAMDLGMETDARARSAYNVRGAQTVVTAAAAAGVSRVVLCTSAMVYGALPDNEVPLAEDSELRATEEASLVGDLLEIERLARRAPRSHPGLQVTVLRPAVVVGPGIDTVLTRHFEAPRLLVVAGSRPCWQFCHVDDLAVALEYAALGLVEGEVTVGCDGWLEQEDVEELSGIRRMELPAALALGTAARLHRLGLTPAPAGDLAYTMYPWVVSGSRLHEAGWRPRHSNEEVLGELLGQVSGKHAVAGRRLGGKEAATSLGAAGATVALVGTAALVRRARKRRRF; this is encoded by the coding sequence GTGGCCGCCGCCGCGGGCTCGCCGTCTCCAGCCTACGGCGGCAGGCCGCTGACCGTGGCCGTCACCGGGGCGGCCGGTGTCCTGGGCGAGCGGGTCGCCGCCAGGCTGGTCGCCTCGCCCGGGGTGCGGAAGGTGCTGGCGATCGACGACCGGCGCGGCGAGGTGCCCGGGGTGCAGTGGCGGGTGCTGGACGTGCGCGACCCGGCGGTGGCCGAGCGGCTGGCCGGCGTGGACGTGGTCGTCCACCTGGCGATGGACCTCGGCATGGAGACCGACGCGCGGGCGCGGAGCGCGTACAACGTGCGGGGCGCGCAGACGGTGGTGACCGCCGCCGCGGCCGCCGGGGTGTCCCGGGTGGTGCTCTGCACCTCGGCCATGGTCTACGGCGCGCTCCCCGACAACGAGGTGCCGCTCGCCGAGGACTCCGAGCTGCGGGCCACCGAGGAGGCGTCGCTGGTCGGCGACCTGCTGGAGATCGAGCGCCTGGCCCGGCGGGCGCCGCGCAGCCACCCGGGCCTGCAGGTGACGGTGCTGCGTCCGGCCGTGGTGGTCGGGCCGGGCATCGACACGGTGCTGACCCGGCACTTCGAGGCGCCCCGGCTGCTGGTGGTGGCGGGGTCGCGGCCGTGCTGGCAGTTCTGCCACGTGGACGACCTGGCGGTGGCGCTGGAGTACGCGGCGCTCGGCCTGGTCGAGGGCGAGGTGACGGTCGGCTGCGACGGCTGGCTGGAGCAGGAGGACGTGGAGGAGCTCTCCGGGATCCGGCGGATGGAGCTGCCGGCCGCGCTGGCGCTCGGCACCGCCGCCCGGCTGCACCGCCTCGGGCTGACCCCGGCGCCGGCCGGCGACCTGGCCTACACGATGTACCCGTGGGTGGTGTCCGGCAGCCGGCTGCACGAGGCGGGCTGGCGGCCGCGCCACAGCAACGAGGAGGTGCTGGGCGAGCTGCTCGGCCAGGTCTCGGGCAAGCACGCGGTGGCCGGCCGGCGCCTCGGTGGCAAGGAGGCGGCGACCAGTCTCGGCGCGGCGGGCGCCACGGTGGCCCTGGTCGGTACGGCGGCGCTGGTGCGCCGGGCCCGCAAGCGCCGCCGCTTCTGA
- a CDS encoding molybdenum cofactor biosynthesis protein MoaE, translating into MGSMSENHDPIRLLAIRDTPLSLDEVYEAVGDDAAGGTTVFVGTVRDHDGGKSVTALEYSAHPSAEREMRRIAEKIVADFPVRALAAVHRIGRLEITDKAVIVAVSCAHRGEAFAAARRLIDDLKHEVPIWKHQVFTDGEEEWVGAGAC; encoded by the coding sequence ATGGGGAGCATGTCCGAGAACCACGACCCGATCCGCCTGCTCGCCATCCGTGACACCCCGCTCTCGCTCGACGAGGTGTACGAGGCGGTCGGCGACGACGCGGCGGGCGGCACGACGGTCTTCGTCGGCACGGTCCGCGACCACGACGGCGGCAAGTCCGTCACCGCGTTGGAGTACAGCGCCCACCCGTCGGCCGAGCGCGAGATGCGCCGGATCGCGGAGAAGATCGTCGCGGACTTCCCGGTCCGCGCCCTCGCGGCCGTGCACCGGATCGGCCGGCTGGAGATCACCGACAAGGCCGTCATCGTCGCCGTCTCCTGCGCCCACCGCGGCGAGGCCTTCGCGGCCGCCCGCCGGCTGATCGACGACCTCAAGCACGAGGTGCCGATCTGGAAGCACCAGGTCTTCACCGACGGCGAGGAGGAATGGGTCGGCGCGGGCGCCTGCTGA